The Gloeomargarita lithophora Alchichica-D10 genomic sequence TCCATCAACTCCCGCGCCGCATCTAACAGCGCTAGGCGGAGATTGCCGTGGTGGTAAGCGTCTGATTTTTTCATCGGTTTTGGGGGCACGACGGCACTTGCGAAATGAGAACTTGACATCGTTTAGATTCTACTATATCTTGGTAGTGTTCAGATTCTAAACACTGCTTAGATAAATCAGGCAGTAAGGAGTTTCTCTATGCTTTTGTCATCCAAAAATGTTCTGGTGTTTGCGGCAACGGGCGCGATCGCTAACGAAGTTGCCCGTAAATTTGCCTGTGAAGGCGCTCATGTTTGGCTGTCGGGGCGCAATGCAGACGCTCTAGAGCAATTAGTGCAGCAGATTGCCGATGCGGGTGGCACTGCGAAGGCAGATATAGTGGATGCCACTGATGCCACCGCTGTAACCGATTATGTTAACCGGATTGCAGCGACAGCAGGCTCGATTGATGCGGTTTTCAATGGCATTGGCGGACGACCGGCAGACTTAGGCTATCCAGAGCCATCAACGACTGTGGAACTAAGCCAATTTCTGAAGCCGTTGCAGATTATTTTGGGTTCTACGTTTCTTACCTCCCGCGCCGTTGGGGCACTGATGATGCAGCAGGGCAGTGGGGCGATCGTCACGCTTTCTGCCACGCTGAGTGGGATGACGGCGGCAAATATGGCGGGGATTAGTGCTACCTGTGGGGCGATCGAGGCGATGACGCGATCGCTGGCGGGTGAGTTTGGGCGAGCGGGCGTGCGCGTCAACTGTGTGCGTGGCTCTGCCATGCCAGAAACGCGCACCATTCAGGAAACCATTGCGGGGCAAATCCAGATTTTTGGCGAGATGCCACCAATGGCACTGCCGCCTTTGGGTCGTCCGATTTCGGTGGCTGAAACAGCTTCCACAGCCGCATTTCTGGCTTCTGATGCATCCAGTGGCATGACTGGGCAGGTGGTGACGGTGTGTGCTGGTGCGTTTGTCGGCTAATCACCCCTATTTGAAAAAACATCATCGGGAAACCTCAATGGCTAAATTTGATGACCATCCCACTGTGCGCTGGTGGCGGGAACAGCCCATTGCCCCCAACCCCGTCAAGCTCAATGCCGACTCGCTGCGATCGCTCTGTCTGGAAGCGGGTGCCGATGATGTCGGGTTTGTGGAGTTAGATCGACCTGCAATCGCCGACCAGCGCTCAGACATTCTGGCAACCTTTGCCCCAACGAAAGCATTGATTAGCATTGTTTGCCGAATGAATTGGGAAAACGTGCGGACTCCAGCCCGATCGGTTGCCAATCTGGAATTTCACGCCAACTATGACGAGGTGAACGAGGTTGCACGGGCGATCGTCAAATTGTTGAATCAGACTGGGGTAAGAGCCTTGTATCCATCCGCAGGGTTCCCGATGGAAATGGATCGCTTTCCAGACAAGATTTGGGTTGTGTCTCACAAACCCGTGGCGGTGGCGGCGGGGCTGGGTCACATGGGGCTACACCGCAACGTGATCCATCCCAAGTTTGGCAACTTCATTTCATTAGGCACGATCTTGATCGATGCAGAAGTGACTGAGTACAACCAACCGATCGACTACAACCCCTGCATTGATTGCAAACTGTGTGTGGTCGCCTGTCCTGTCGGTGCGATCGCCCCCGATGGGTACTTCAACTTCTCCGCTTGTTACACCCACAACTACCGCGAGTTGATGAGTGGCTTCACCGATTGGGCAGAAACGATCGCCGACAGCAAAAATGCCAAAGACTATCGCCAAAAAGTGACGGCATCAGAATCGGCTTCCATGTGGCAAAGCCTTTCTTTCAAAGCCAACTACAAAGCCGCCTATTGCATCGCAGCCTGTCCGGCGGGAGAAGATGTGATTGCGCCGTTTTTGAGCGATCGCAAAGGATTTATCCGAGAAGTCGTCAAACCCTTGCAGGATAAACTCGAACCGATTTACGTCGTGCCCGGATCAGATGCAGAAACCTATGTCGCCCGTCGCTTTCCCCATAAAACGATCCGCCGTGTTAGCAGTGGCATTCGCCCTCAATCAATTCCTGGCTTTTTGTTTGGGTTACCACTGCTGTTTCAACGCGATCAATCCAAGGGCTTGAATGCGGTTTATCATTTCACGTTCTTCGGGGCGGAATCTTCTCAGGCAACTGTAACCATTTGCGATCGCACCGTTCAAGTCGAACGAGGACATACAGGAATAGCAGATCTGGCGATCGTGGCAGACAGCAAAACCTGGCTAGGGTTTGTAGCAAAAGAGAAAAATCTAATTTGGGCATTGCTACAACGCAAAATTCGGATCAAAGGCTCTATTAAATTGCTTCAGGCATTTGGCAAGTGCTTTCCAGCCTGATCAAAATTTAACTCGTGTTTGAGAACTCAATCAAGGACACTTCTATTTATTTGCACCAGCAAAATGTTGTCTCGCTAGAATACGGGTATTACCAAGAACCAGATACGGGAAAGTACCCCTGCGACCCATTTTTAGGTGTATCTGTTAGTTAAAGGGAGGATTCTACGGTGCCGTTTTACCTCAGTTTTGGACCGCAAAAAATCAAGTGGGTACCTCTATCCCCAATCTAAAGTTTCCGGGTACTAAGCCCGGTTTACTGCCATTGGAGTGCTTGGTTCCCTCAGGCGCGGCTTGTAGATCACAAAACATTATTGGCAGTCACCAACACCGTAGAATTACCTCATTTCTCACTGTATCAAATTTGCTTTGCTTAGACCACCAGACCACAGTGCTTCCACCCGGTCAACCCAGGCGGTGACTTGATGCGGTTGGACGTTTAACAAGTTGATATGACCGAGTTTGCGCCCCGGTCGGGATTGGTTTTTGCCATACCAATACACGCGCCCCCATTGCGCCAGTTGCTGCCGTGGCAGGGCGTAATCGCTGGTGGCGGTTTCATAACCCAAAAGGTTGACCATTAAAACGCCGGGGCTGGTGAGGGCGGTGCTCCCCAGGGGTTGGGCGGTGACTGCCCGTAAATGCTGGTGAAATTGGGACGTAACGCAGGCATCCAGGGTGTAATGGCCGGAATTGTGGGTGCGGGGGGCAATTTCGTTGAGCAGAACCGTACCATTACTCAAATAAAACCATTCCGTAGCCAATAGTCCCTGGTAATCCAAAGCGGTGAGTAGGGTGTGGGTATGCAGTTGGATTTGCTGAATGACCCCATCGGGGAGCGGTGCGGGGGCAAAAACCCAGCGGCAGACTTGGTTGGCCTGGTGGGTGCGGCTGATCGGGTAGGTGGCAATCGTACCGGCGGGATGGCGGACAGCAACCAGGGCTAATTCCTGGACAAAGGGCACATAGGTTTCGGCCAGCACGCTGGGAACCGGCCATGCTTGCCAGAGAGCGGTCAAATCCGCGGGGGTGTGAATCACCCGGGTGCCCAACCCGTCATAACCGTGGCGGCGGGTTTTGACCACCAGAGGTAGGGTGGGGGGGGGGCGCCGTGGGGCAATAACCAAAATTCTGGCACGGGCAACCCCAAATCCCGGACATAACACCGTTGGTCGTATTTATCCAATAGGGGAGCCAAACTGGTCAAACCGGGACGAAAAATTACCCCCGGTGGGGCGGATTGGGTCAACCATTCCAGGTTAATCAATTCATTTTCAAAGGTAATGACTTGGCATTTCCGTATGAGGTTTGCAAGACCCGCCGGGTCATCCCAAGGGGCGGCGATATGTCCGGCACTGTTCGCAACGGCGGGGTCAGCGGCATCAGGGGTTTGTACCCATAGGTCTATACCCAAATCCTGAGCCGCCTGTGCCAGCATCCAGGCCAGTTGCCCCCCACCCAAAACCCCCACAGTTGGGCGCATCACCTACTTCCGCCCAAAATCCGCTGGAATTTGCCCCCAATTGCGGGTGTCCCATTTCCAGAGGGGGTTGGGGTAGGTATGGGTGGTCAACCAGCGTTCGGCGGCTTGAATTTCGGCTCCTAAGGGGTTGTGTTCCAGGGGCAAATTCGTCCGGCATTGGCGTTTTTGTACCCACCCCAGGGCAATTTGGGAGTCAGAATAAATCGGCCAGTCACACCCCCGTTCAGCGCACCATTGCAAGCCAGAGACAATCGCCAGAAATTCCGCAATGTTGTTGGTTCCCAGGGGATAGGGTCCCCGATGGAAAATTTCTGCCCCCGTTTCGGTATGAACGCCCCGGTATTCCATTACCCCCGGATTGCCAGAGCAGGCACCATCCACCGCATAACTTTGCGCCACATGAGCGGTTGTGCGGGTTTTGGCGGGGCGGGGAGCCGGGGCGGAGGGAACCAAATCGTTGGTTTTTGCCAAAAAAGCTTGGTCGGCGGTTGCCCAATCAGGATAGCCTTTGTACTGCGCTCCCCGAAAACTCCGTACCTGTTCCCAACAATCATCCCAGGTGCGATAAACGCCGGGTTTGCGCCCCCGCCACACCACATACGCCTTGAATCGGGTCATGGTTTTTCCAAAAAATGCGATAACAACGGGCGCAGTTCCGGTTGATTTTGATACAAATAACGGACGGTGGCCTGCAAGCGGGGCAATTCCGCTGGCGGAACGGTGCGAAATAGATGGGTTAAGGTGGGGGCATCCCACGCCCGTTGCCCCGTGAGCAATGCGCTCAAAGTTTGTTCAAATTGCCGGTGCTGCCGCTGGGTAGAGCGGTGGAATTGCGGCCACAACAGCAATCCCCCCAACGCAAATCCCCCCGCCCCCGCCATCGCTCCCGGTAGGGTCATGCCGCTTTCCAGCCAAATCCCCGTCCCGATAATGGCCGCCAGCCCCACGGTGAAGCCCCAAGCTGGGGAAAAGGGTGAGTCTGGCCGCCCGCGCCACCAAGGGGCAACCAGGGCGACCGCCAACCCCAATCCAACCACTGTTCCCACACTTTCAAGTACACCGTCTGGCATGGTTTTGCTGAAGAGGTAATGAATTGATACTGGTTTCAATCATATTTTATCCCAGTCCTACGGTCGCTTGGTAGGGTTAGCCGCCCATTTCACAAACATTGAAGACATTAGACCTTTTGCAGGTATCCATAATGCACTTTAGGACACCTCTAAAAATAGGTCGCAGGGGCACTTTCCCGCATCTGATTCTCGGTAATATCGGTATTCCAGCGAGATGAATTTCTGCTGGTTCAAATAAATAGGGGGCACCTCTATTAATCGCAAATTAGCGGTCGCAGGGGGGCACCCCCCGAACTTGGTTCTCCAAAATCTCTGCATTCCAGCGAGATGAATTTCTGCTGGTTCAAATAAATAGGGGGCACCTCTATTAATCGTAAATTAGCGGTCGCAGGGGGGCACCCCCCGAACTTGGTTCTGTGGAATTTCTGTTTGTAAATCGTGTCATATTGCTATAAACTCAATTATAATAACATTAGATACTAGTCTTTACGAATGATGCGGATTAAACGACTTCCTGCCTTGAGGGATAATTACATCTTTGTCCTGTGGGATGAATTGGGGGGCACGGCGGCGGTGGTTGACCCGGCGGAACCCGCTCCCGTCCTAGATTTTTTACACGCACATCAATTGAAATTAACGGCTATTTTGAATACCCATCATCATGGCGATCATGTGGGGGCGAATCAGGATTTATTGCACTATTTTCCTGATTTAACCGTTTATGGGGGGGCAAATGATCGGGGCAGGATTCCGGGGCAAACAGTTTTTTTAGAACCGGGGGATCAAATTAATTTTGCAACTAGAACGGCAACCAT encodes the following:
- a CDS encoding SCP2 sterol-binding domain-containing protein, whose product is MAKFDDHPTVRWWREQPIAPNPVKLNADSLRSLCLEAGADDVGFVELDRPAIADQRSDILATFAPTKALISIVCRMNWENVRTPARSVANLEFHANYDEVNEVARAIVKLLNQTGVRALYPSAGFPMEMDRFPDKIWVVSHKPVAVAAGLGHMGLHRNVIHPKFGNFISLGTILIDAEVTEYNQPIDYNPCIDCKLCVVACPVGAIAPDGYFNFSACYTHNYRELMSGFTDWAETIADSKNAKDYRQKVTASESASMWQSLSFKANYKAAYCIAACPAGEDVIAPFLSDRKGFIREVVKPLQDKLEPIYVVPGSDAETYVARRFPHKTIRRVSSGIRPQSIPGFLFGLPLLFQRDQSKGLNAVYHFTFFGAESSQATVTICDRTVQVERGHTGIADLAIVADSKTWLGFVAKEKNLIWALLQRKIRIKGSIKLLQAFGKCFPA
- a CDS encoding ribonuclease H1 domain-containing protein, producing the protein MTRFKAYVVWRGRKPGVYRTWDDCWEQVRSFRGAQYKGYPDWATADQAFLAKTNDLVPSAPAPRPAKTRTTAHVAQSYAVDGACSGNPGVMEYRGVHTETGAEIFHRGPYPLGTNNIAEFLAIVSGLQWCAERGCDWPIYSDSQIALGWVQKRQCRTNLPLEHNPLGAEIQAAERWLTTHTYPNPLWKWDTRNWGQIPADFGRK
- a CDS encoding SDR family NAD(P)-dependent oxidoreductase — translated: MLLSSKNVLVFAATGAIANEVARKFACEGAHVWLSGRNADALEQLVQQIADAGGTAKADIVDATDATAVTDYVNRIAATAGSIDAVFNGIGGRPADLGYPEPSTTVELSQFLKPLQIILGSTFLTSRAVGALMMQQGSGAIVTLSATLSGMTAANMAGISATCGAIEAMTRSLAGEFGRAGVRVNCVRGSAMPETRTIQETIAGQIQIFGEMPPMALPPLGRPISVAETASTAAFLASDASSGMTGQVVTVCAGAFVG
- a CDS encoding ATP-grasp domain-containing protein, translating into MIHTPADLTALWQAWPVPSVLAETYVPFVQELALVAVRHPAGTIATYPISRTHQANQVCRWVFAPAPLPDGVIQQIQLHTHTLLTALDYQGLLATEWFYLSNGTVLLNEIAPRTHNSGHYTLDACVTSQFHQHLRAVTAQPLGSTALTSPGVLMVNLLGYETATSDYALPRQQLAQWGRVYWYGKNQSRPGRKLGHINLLNVQPHQVTAWVDRVEALWSGGLSKANLIQ